The Xenopus tropicalis strain Nigerian chromosome 7, UCB_Xtro_10.0, whole genome shotgun sequence genome includes a region encoding these proteins:
- the LOC101730888 gene encoding uncharacterized protein LOC101730888, with product MIILGLTRVCGTRWLNHWDFTMQLVCTFLLLCALTIQKGRALQCYTCVGSSDQDCNRQGTQQCPQESDACAIMRGQSSGVMKSCSYKSFCDRAMRDGNRAPGMRVQCCFSNNCNSDSKGSGSQLSASGVRLLLSVALGFCLLFIS from the exons ATGATTATCCTCGGTTTAACGAGGGTCTGCGGAACCCGCTGGCTGAATCATTGGGACTTCACAATGCAGCTGGTGTGCACCTTCCTGCTCCTCTGTGCTCTCACTATACAGAAAG GCAGGGCCTTACAGTGTTACACGTGTGTGGGCTCCAGTGACCAGGACTGCAACCGCCAAGGAACTCAGCAATGCCCCCAAGAGTCAGACGCCTGTGCCATCATGCGCGGCCAGTCTA GCGGAGTCATGAAGTCCTGCTCCTATAAGTCATTCTGCGACCGAGCCATGCGCGACGGTAACAGGGCGCCCGGAATGCGCGTCCAATGCTGCTTCTCCAACAACTGTAACAGTGACAGCAAAGGGTCCGGCAGCCAACTCAGCGCCAGTGGTGTCCGCCTCCTACTCTCTGTGGCGTTGGGTTTCTGCCTCCTATTCATCAGCTGA